The Cottoperca gobio chromosome 6, fCotGob3.1, whole genome shotgun sequence genome has a segment encoding these proteins:
- the LOC115009918 gene encoding C-C motif chemokine 4-like has protein sequence MAALRLALSVFVLMLAAITLSEGLRGVGPKRCCFRFNEKEVPRDRVIGYIRTSQRCSKPAVLLQTVAGRVTRHLCASPSAPWVKNLISYLDTKAIPGEMSSL, from the exons ATGGCTGCTCTTCgtctcgctctgtctgtgtTCGTGCTGATGCTGGCTGCCATCACTCTGAGTGAAG GTTTGCGTGGCGTTGGCCCAAAGAGATGCTGCTTTCGTTTCAATGAGAAAGAGGTGCCTAGAGACAGAGTGATAGGCTACATCAGGACCAGCCAGCGCTGCTCCAAACCTGCCGTCTT GTTGCAGACAGTGGCGGGTCGGGTCACACGTCATCTGTGTGCCAGCCCTTCAGCCCCTTGGGTGAAGAATCTCATCAGCTACCTGGACACCAAAGCTATCCCAGGAGAGATGTCCAGCCTGTAA